A single region of the Pseudomonas solani genome encodes:
- a CDS encoding VOC family protein, whose product MSTLETVEMKAFVPAKDYEQSKAFYLDLGFKPGGVSEEIAYFSHGDCAFLLQNFYEQALAENLMMHLLVKDVEAWWQHVQASGVIERYGVRAIPPEDQPWRIRDFILFDPSGVLWRIGQNI is encoded by the coding sequence ATGAGCACGCTGGAAACCGTTGAAATGAAGGCCTTCGTCCCCGCGAAGGACTACGAACAGAGCAAGGCCTTTTACCTGGACCTGGGCTTCAAGCCCGGCGGCGTCTCCGAGGAGATCGCCTATTTCAGCCATGGCGACTGCGCCTTCCTGCTGCAGAACTTCTACGAGCAGGCCCTGGCCGAGAACCTGATGATGCACCTGCTGGTGAAGGACGTTGAGGCCTGGTGGCAGCACGTGCAGGCCAGCGGCGTGATCGAGCGCTACGGCGTGCGCGCCATCCCGCCCGAGGACCAGCCCTGGCGCATCCGCGACTTCATTCTTTTCGACCCCAGCGGCGTGCTCTGGCGTATCGGCCAGAACATCTGA
- a CDS encoding GNAT family N-acetyltransferase, translating to MALTFRPATPADAPAIAPLVYRSGPAAFDHAFARGGRSAVDFLRWTLAREAGEFGYRLHWVGEQDGRIVATGTAFSGEANLRNSLAALGQIVGFYGFGAAAVIRRGLQLERIIQPPPAATCYLAHLGVAEGLTGQGIGQRLIDHLLHLGRHDGLQRAALDVSAANPRAQALYERLGFVVEHERPSPIPGIAAHRFMTRGI from the coding sequence ATGGCCCTGACCTTCCGCCCCGCGACACCGGCCGATGCCCCGGCCATCGCCCCGCTGGTGTACCGCTCCGGCCCCGCCGCCTTCGACCACGCCTTCGCCCGTGGCGGGCGCAGCGCGGTGGACTTCCTGCGCTGGACCCTGGCGCGGGAGGCGGGCGAGTTCGGCTACCGCCTGCATTGGGTGGGCGAGCAGGACGGCCGCATCGTCGCCACCGGCACCGCCTTCAGCGGCGAGGCCAACCTGCGCAACAGCCTGGCGGCGCTGGGGCAGATCGTCGGCTTCTACGGCTTCGGCGCCGCCGCGGTGATCCGCCGCGGCCTGCAGCTGGAGCGCATCATCCAGCCGCCACCCGCCGCCACCTGCTACCTCGCCCACCTGGGCGTGGCAGAGGGCCTCACCGGCCAGGGCATCGGCCAGCGGCTGATCGACCACCTGCTGCACCTGGGCCGTCATGACGGCCTGCAACGCGCCGCCCTCGACGTTTCCGCCGCCAACCCCCGCGCCCAGGCGCTCTACGAACGTCTGGGCTTCGTGGTCGAGCACGAGCGCCCCTCCCCTATCCCCGGCATCGCCGCCCATCGGTTCATGACCCGGGGGATTTGA
- a CDS encoding amidohydrolase family protein, with protein MNDILIKNPQAVMTGLRGDRARAGGVDIRIRNGRIAEMVNDLQPVAGERVIDARNCLVYPGWVNTHHHLAQNLLKAVPAGLNQDLQGWLASVPYPRLSRFTTELVRIAARLGMAELLLSGVTTCADHHYLYHAHGSTESGDALFDIAEEFGMRFVLCRGGALESANAHPGFSKTALQPESLEQMLGDIERLKARYHQNTPDALRRVVVAPTTPTFSLPPTLLRELAQSARRMGLRLHTHLSETQNYVNFCREKYNCLPVEFVAEHEWLGPDVWFAHMVHAQPSEIRMLAQTGTGISHCPVSNARLGSGIAPVPQMAAAGVPISLGVDGVASNESGSMVGEANTAWLIHRANQGASATLAEDVIHWGTAGGATVLGLGAVGTLEVGQAADLVLYGLDHPRFFGFHDPALAPVLAGEPMAVRYSLVGGRLVVDDGVIPGLDIERLRREALDGVQQLLQGD; from the coding sequence ATGAACGACATCCTGATCAAGAATCCCCAGGCGGTGATGACCGGCCTGCGCGGCGACCGCGCCCGCGCCGGTGGCGTCGACATCCGCATCCGCAACGGGCGCATCGCCGAGATGGTCAACGACCTGCAGCCGGTCGCCGGCGAGCGGGTGATCGACGCGCGCAACTGCCTGGTCTACCCGGGCTGGGTGAACACCCACCACCACCTGGCGCAGAACCTGCTCAAGGCCGTACCCGCCGGCCTCAACCAGGACCTGCAAGGCTGGCTGGCCAGCGTGCCCTACCCGCGCCTGTCGCGCTTCACCACCGAGCTGGTGCGCATCGCCGCGCGCCTGGGCATGGCCGAGCTGCTGCTGTCGGGCGTCACCACCTGCGCCGACCACCATTACCTCTACCACGCCCATGGCAGCACCGAGAGCGGCGACGCGCTGTTCGACATCGCCGAAGAATTCGGCATGCGCTTCGTGCTCTGCCGGGGCGGCGCATTGGAGTCGGCCAACGCCCACCCGGGCTTCTCCAAGACCGCGCTGCAGCCGGAGAGCCTGGAACAGATGCTCGGCGACATCGAGCGGCTCAAGGCGCGCTACCACCAGAACACCCCCGACGCCCTGCGCCGGGTGGTGGTCGCCCCCACCACGCCGACCTTCTCGCTGCCGCCGACGCTGCTCCGCGAGCTGGCGCAGAGCGCCCGGCGCATGGGCCTGCGCCTGCACACGCACCTGTCGGAGACGCAGAACTACGTGAACTTCTGCCGCGAGAAGTACAACTGCCTGCCGGTGGAGTTCGTCGCCGAGCACGAGTGGCTGGGGCCGGACGTGTGGTTCGCCCATATGGTCCATGCCCAGCCGTCGGAGATCCGCATGCTGGCGCAGACCGGCACCGGCATCTCCCACTGCCCGGTGAGCAATGCGCGCCTGGGCAGCGGCATCGCCCCGGTGCCGCAGATGGCGGCGGCCGGCGTGCCCATCTCCCTGGGGGTGGACGGCGTCGCCTCCAACGAGTCCGGGAGCATGGTCGGCGAGGCCAACACCGCGTGGCTGATCCACCGCGCCAACCAGGGTGCCTCGGCCACCCTGGCCGAGGACGTCATCCACTGGGGCACCGCCGGCGGCGCCACGGTGCTGGGCCTGGGCGCGGTGGGCACCCTGGAAGTGGGCCAGGCCGCCGACCTGGTGCTCTACGGCCTCGACCACCCGCGCTTCTTCGGCTTCCACGACCCGGCCCTGGCGCCGGTGCTGGCCGGCGAGCCGATGGCGGTGCGCTACAGCCTGGTGGGTGGGCGCCTGGTGGTGGATGACGGGGTGATCCCGGGGCTCGATATCGAGCGCCTGCGCCGCGAAGCCCTGGACGGCGTGCAGCAGCTGCTGCAGGGCGACTGA
- a CDS encoding nucleobase:cation symporter-2 family protein has translation MNSAVHPVDQILPLRQMLTLGLQHMAVSYIGAIAVPLIVASALKMSQPDTVLLISTTLFCCGIATLMQTLGFWKFGVRLPILQGAAFSSVGPVIAIGSNPDIGVAGICGAVIGAGLFTMLVAPWVGRLRRLFPPVVTGCIVTVIGLQLFPIAYEWAGGGRNHSDFGAPGFLLVTVVVLAVILLVTRYGSPLLRNMSVLIGMLVGGGLAYGLGMGNFHGVEEAPWLTVPVPFHFGVPTFALIPIATMVVVMIVQMVESMGLFVAIGDIVERPVEDRQVVAGLRANGLSSAIAGMFAGFPFIAFMENVGLVILTGVRSRWVVAVSGLMMCAVALIPKAGAVIASMPTAALGGAAVAMFGVVAAAGIQTLAKVDYERNRYNVLIVGFTIAAALVPVLSPALFHQLPEWSQPFLHSSVVIACLVSVGLNAALNGVGVPDTANGKTLHDVL, from the coding sequence ATGAATTCAGCCGTGCACCCGGTAGACCAGATTCTGCCGCTCCGTCAGATGCTCACCCTCGGCCTGCAACACATGGCCGTCTCGTACATCGGCGCCATCGCCGTCCCCCTGATCGTCGCCAGCGCCCTGAAGATGTCCCAGCCGGACACCGTGCTGCTGATCAGCACCACGCTGTTCTGCTGCGGCATCGCCACCCTGATGCAGACCCTGGGCTTCTGGAAGTTCGGCGTGCGCCTGCCGATCCTCCAGGGCGCCGCCTTCAGCAGCGTGGGGCCGGTGATCGCCATCGGCAGCAACCCCGACATCGGCGTCGCCGGTATCTGCGGCGCGGTGATCGGCGCCGGCCTCTTCACCATGCTGGTGGCGCCCTGGGTGGGGCGCCTGCGACGGCTGTTCCCGCCGGTGGTCACCGGCTGCATCGTCACGGTGATCGGCCTGCAGCTGTTCCCCATCGCCTACGAATGGGCCGGCGGCGGGCGCAACCACAGCGACTTCGGCGCCCCCGGCTTCCTGCTGGTGACGGTGGTGGTGCTGGCGGTGATCCTGCTGGTGACCCGCTACGGCAGCCCGCTGCTGCGCAACATGTCGGTGCTGATCGGCATGCTGGTGGGTGGCGGCCTGGCCTATGGGCTGGGCATGGGCAACTTCCACGGCGTGGAAGAGGCGCCCTGGCTGACGGTGCCGGTGCCCTTCCACTTCGGCGTGCCCACCTTCGCGCTGATCCCCATCGCCACCATGGTGGTGGTGATGATCGTGCAGATGGTCGAGTCCATGGGCCTGTTCGTGGCCATCGGCGACATCGTCGAGCGCCCGGTGGAAGACCGCCAGGTGGTCGCCGGGCTGCGCGCCAACGGCCTGTCCAGCGCCATCGCCGGGATGTTCGCCGGCTTCCCCTTCATCGCCTTCATGGAGAACGTCGGCCTGGTGATCCTCACCGGCGTGCGCAGCCGCTGGGTGGTGGCCGTCAGCGGGCTGATGATGTGCGCCGTGGCGCTGATCCCCAAGGCCGGCGCCGTCATCGCCTCGATGCCCACCGCCGCCCTGGGGGGCGCTGCCGTGGCCATGTTCGGCGTGGTCGCCGCCGCCGGCATCCAGACCCTGGCCAAGGTCGACTACGAGCGCAACCGCTACAACGTGCTGATCGTCGGCTTCACCATCGCCGCCGCGCTGGTGCCGGTGCTCTCCCCCGCCCTGTTCCATCAACTGCCCGAGTGGAGCCAGCCCTTCCTGCACAGCAGCGTGGTGATCGCCTGCCTGGTGTCGGTGGGCCTCAACGCCGCCCTCAATGGCGTCGGCGTGCCGGACACCGCGAACGGCAAGACCCTCCACGACGTGCTCTGA
- a CDS encoding CobW family GTP-binding protein — protein sequence MNSPFNAPTPNRKIPVTILTGFLGAGKTTLLNYILKENHGHKIAVIENEFGEVGIDGDLVLSSESEEIYEMVNGCVCCTAEVREDLVRIIRELVARPVRLDRILIETSGLADPYPVAQSFFIDDPIAAEVELDAIVTLVDAKHVAQHLEDLQLDGVDNQAVDQIVCADRIIINKVDLVNGEELADLQGKVRSLNATAELVTSSYARIDLDGILGVGAFEATRKLMEIGAEHHDHGHDHDHDHDHDHDHDHPEPAADTGHEHDPSVSSVGIAVTQDIDLMAFHRWITDLRQRQADTLYRMKGVLAVQGEDQRYVLQGVHSLVEFRASTPWGNEPRTSKIVFIGRDLDRAALNQGFAACLAG from the coding sequence ATGAACAGTCCATTCAACGCCCCGACGCCCAACCGCAAGATCCCGGTGACCATCCTCACCGGCTTCCTCGGGGCCGGCAAAACCACCCTGCTCAACTACATCCTCAAGGAGAACCACGGCCACAAGATCGCCGTGATCGAAAACGAGTTCGGCGAAGTCGGCATCGACGGCGACCTGGTGCTCAGCTCCGAGAGCGAGGAGATCTACGAGATGGTCAACGGCTGCGTGTGCTGCACCGCCGAGGTCCGCGAGGACCTGGTGCGCATCATCCGCGAGCTGGTGGCGCGCCCGGTGCGCCTGGACCGCATCCTCATCGAGACCAGCGGCCTGGCCGACCCCTACCCGGTGGCACAGAGCTTCTTCATCGACGACCCGATCGCCGCCGAGGTGGAGCTGGACGCCATCGTCACCCTGGTGGACGCCAAGCACGTCGCCCAGCACCTGGAGGACCTGCAGCTCGACGGCGTGGACAACCAGGCGGTGGACCAGATCGTCTGTGCCGACCGCATCATCATCAACAAGGTGGACCTGGTGAACGGCGAGGAACTGGCCGACCTGCAAGGCAAGGTGCGCAGCCTCAACGCCACCGCCGAGCTGGTGACCTCCAGTTACGCCCGCATCGACCTGGACGGCATCCTCGGCGTCGGCGCCTTCGAGGCCACCCGCAAGCTGATGGAGATCGGCGCGGAGCATCACGACCACGGCCATGACCATGACCATGACCATGACCATGACCATGACCATGACCACCCCGAGCCTGCTGCGGACACCGGCCACGAGCACGACCCCAGCGTCAGCTCGGTGGGCATCGCCGTGACCCAGGACATCGACCTGATGGCCTTCCACCGCTGGATCACCGACCTGCGCCAGCGCCAGGCCGACACCCTCTACCGCATGAAGGGCGTGCTCGCCGTGCAGGGCGAGGACCAGCGCTACGTGCTGCAGGGCGTGCACAGCCTGGTGGAATTCCGCGCCTCCACGCCCTGGGGCAACGAGCCGCGCACCAGCAAGATCGTGTTCATCGGCCGCGACCTCGATCGCGCCGCCCTCAACCAGGGGTTCGCCGCCTGCCTCGCAGGCTGA
- a CDS encoding UbiX family flavin prenyltransferase, whose amino-acid sequence MTAPRRLVVGISGASGFIYGVRLLELLEQLGIESHLVLSRAAQLTMAHETDYKLADVIARASHHHRADDVAAGIASGSFRCLGMVVAPCSMRTLAEIASGASSSLLTRAADVTLKERRPLVLMARETPLTLAHLRNMTAVTEMGGIIAPPVPAFYARPQSLSQMVDHSLGRVLDLFGLDAGTALRWGEPAPQAGADGGHSATPKELA is encoded by the coding sequence ATGACGGCCCCCCGTCGCCTGGTGGTGGGCATCAGCGGCGCCTCGGGCTTCATCTACGGCGTGCGCCTGCTGGAGCTGCTGGAACAGCTGGGGATCGAGAGCCACCTGGTGCTGAGCCGCGCGGCACAGCTGACCATGGCCCACGAGACCGACTACAAGCTGGCCGACGTCATCGCCCGCGCCAGCCACCACCACCGCGCCGACGACGTGGCCGCCGGCATCGCCAGCGGCTCGTTCCGCTGCCTGGGCATGGTGGTGGCGCCCTGCTCCATGCGCACCCTGGCGGAGATCGCCAGCGGCGCCTCCTCGAGCCTGCTGACCCGCGCCGCCGACGTGACCCTCAAGGAACGCCGGCCGCTGGTGCTGATGGCGCGGGAAACGCCGCTGACCCTGGCGCACCTGCGCAACATGACGGCGGTCACCGAGATGGGCGGGATCATCGCCCCGCCGGTGCCGGCCTTCTACGCCCGCCCGCAATCGCTTTCACAGATGGTCGACCACAGCCTCGGCCGGGTGCTCGACCTGTTCGGCCTCGACGCCGGCACCGCGCTGCGCTGGGGCGAACCCGCCCCGCAAGCCGGCGCCGACGGCGGCCATTCCGCAACCCCGAAGGAGCTCGCATGA
- a CDS encoding UbiD family decarboxylase has product MTLPSFATTQDFHAFIEAYRERFADDVLTIKEPLSADQDVTALVDALAARGQHPLLICERVGSLGVPVMTNLFASRTRIARLFGTTPAKLHEVFQARANAPVPPVYLATGPVLDEVIEGEALDLALLPMLKHFDSDRGPYITNAIIVAQDPVTDVANMSYHRSMRHARQALATSLHSRGHLWRMLQAARERGEELPVAMVVGAHPLFMLAAAARLPYGADERAVAGGLFGAPLELVKTPRYGIGVPAHAEFVLEGAIDPTAYAEEGPFGEFSGYSSDRSTNNVLRVDTLLRRRDAWLVDVVGGRYAEHLTLARLPREAEMSEKLKARFPAVTAVHYPNSGTHFHCYVALDQSRDGEARQIMLALLGWDPYLKTVIAVDSDIDISDDSQVLWALATHFQPHQDLFTIDGLPGSPLDPSSSANGTTSRMGLDATRNSGFDGIRAQLDPRIQGRMRQLLKGYLPGGAS; this is encoded by the coding sequence ATGACCCTGCCGAGCTTTGCCACGACCCAGGATTTCCACGCGTTCATCGAGGCCTACCGCGAGCGCTTCGCCGACGACGTGCTGACCATCAAGGAACCCCTTTCCGCCGACCAGGACGTCACCGCCCTGGTCGACGCCCTGGCCGCCCGGGGCCAGCACCCGCTGCTGATCTGCGAGCGGGTGGGCAGCCTCGGCGTGCCGGTGATGACCAACCTGTTCGCCTCGCGAACCCGCATCGCCCGGCTCTTCGGCACCACCCCGGCGAAGCTCCACGAGGTGTTCCAGGCCCGCGCCAACGCCCCCGTTCCGCCGGTCTACCTGGCCACCGGCCCGGTGCTCGACGAGGTGATCGAGGGCGAGGCCCTGGACCTGGCGCTGCTGCCGATGCTCAAGCACTTCGACAGCGACCGCGGGCCCTACATCACCAACGCCATCATCGTCGCCCAGGACCCGGTCACGGACGTGGCCAACATGAGCTACCACCGCTCCATGCGCCATGCCCGCCAGGCCCTGGCCACCAGCCTGCATTCCCGCGGCCACCTGTGGCGCATGCTGCAGGCCGCCCGCGAACGCGGCGAGGAGCTGCCGGTGGCCATGGTGGTGGGCGCTCACCCGCTGTTCATGCTGGCCGCCGCCGCGCGCCTGCCCTATGGCGCCGACGAGCGCGCGGTGGCCGGCGGCCTGTTCGGCGCGCCCCTGGAGCTGGTGAAGACGCCGCGCTACGGCATCGGCGTGCCGGCCCACGCCGAGTTCGTGCTGGAGGGCGCCATCGACCCCACCGCCTATGCCGAGGAAGGCCCCTTCGGCGAGTTCAGCGGCTACTCCTCCGACCGCTCCACCAACAACGTGCTGCGCGTCGACACCCTGCTGCGCCGGCGCGATGCCTGGCTGGTGGACGTGGTGGGCGGGCGCTACGCCGAGCACCTGACCCTGGCGCGGCTGCCCCGCGAGGCGGAGATGAGCGAGAAGCTCAAGGCGCGCTTCCCGGCGGTGACCGCCGTGCACTACCCCAACTCCGGCACCCACTTCCATTGCTACGTGGCGCTGGACCAGAGCCGCGACGGCGAGGCGCGGCAGATCATGCTGGCCCTGCTCGGCTGGGACCCGTACCTGAAGACGGTGATCGCGGTGGACAGCGACATCGACATCAGCGACGACAGCCAGGTGCTCTGGGCGCTGGCCACGCACTTCCAGCCACACCAGGACCTGTTCACCATCGACGGCCTGCCGGGCAGCCCGCTGGACCCGTCCTCCTCGGCCAACGGCACCACCTCGCGCATGGGCCTGGACGCCACCCGCAACAGCGGCTTCGACGGCATCCGCGCGCAGCTCGACCCGCGCATCCAGGGGCGCATGCGTCAGCTATTGAAGGGCTACCTGCCGGGGGGCGCGTCATGA